In Phaeobacter gallaeciensis DSM 26640, a genomic segment contains:
- a CDS encoding TrbI/VirB10 family protein: MSETAELKKRLEALEGKTQNRKARPSVVTIALGIGAIAALGGLLLLFSGGSAPESLETASPDEFQEAGPGFGALDPTPLPIDTSPPPEPEPDSETEELRAQMDAMRSELEALRNARAPEATTVDLEALDTLGTEIDALRSEAAATQAALREELEERARQIQRLQNDLELARLETPRTPAPTGPTAEELRLQELERRRQAELEELQARIASPIIAFGGTGGGNSEPAAQQRQLDGDTDFVRNGAEPADVTQAQLIVNPSNTVVQGTMVQAVLETAIDSSLAGQVRAMVSEDVHAYDGSRILIPRGARLIGRYQSGLDIAQQRVTIAWDRIILPSNQTVEISAFGGDELGRSGTTGFVDSRFGTRFGSAALISLIGALPAVAAQNTEDEITSDVLEGIGEDLQDSAQSVIGEYLSVSPVIYVDQGARVTVMVDRDLEIF, from the coding sequence ATGAGTGAAACCGCCGAGCTTAAGAAGCGCCTAGAAGCACTTGAAGGCAAAACACAAAATCGAAAAGCGCGACCGTCTGTTGTCACTATTGCCCTGGGTATTGGGGCAATCGCCGCCCTTGGCGGTCTCTTGCTGTTGTTCTCTGGCGGCTCTGCACCCGAAAGCTTGGAAACCGCCTCACCGGATGAATTCCAAGAGGCGGGACCGGGTTTTGGCGCGTTAGACCCCACACCATTACCGATCGACACATCACCACCGCCGGAGCCGGAACCAGACAGCGAAACAGAAGAGCTGCGCGCACAAATGGATGCCATGCGAAGCGAGCTCGAAGCCCTGCGCAATGCACGTGCACCTGAAGCCACGACCGTCGACCTCGAGGCATTGGATACCTTGGGCACAGAGATCGATGCCCTGCGCAGCGAGGCAGCAGCAACGCAAGCCGCCTTGCGCGAGGAGCTGGAAGAACGCGCACGGCAAATCCAGCGTCTTCAAAATGATCTGGAACTTGCACGCCTGGAAACCCCTCGCACGCCTGCACCAACCGGCCCAACGGCCGAAGAGCTGCGCCTTCAGGAACTCGAGCGGCGACGGCAAGCGGAGCTTGAGGAGCTGCAAGCCCGTATCGCCAGCCCAATCATCGCCTTTGGCGGCACCGGAGGCGGCAACAGTGAACCCGCCGCGCAGCAGCGACAGCTTGATGGCGACACAGACTTTGTCCGCAATGGCGCTGAACCCGCTGACGTGACGCAGGCCCAGCTGATTGTGAACCCGTCAAACACGGTTGTTCAAGGCACGATGGTCCAGGCCGTGCTGGAGACCGCAATCGACAGCTCGCTCGCTGGCCAGGTCCGCGCCATGGTGTCTGAAGATGTCCACGCCTATGACGGCTCACGGATTCTGATCCCGCGCGGCGCACGCCTGATCGGACGCTATCAATCTGGCCTCGATATCGCGCAACAGCGCGTGACCATCGCCTGGGATCGGATCATTCTTCCCAGCAACCAGACCGTCGAAATCAGCGCCTTCGGTGGTGATGAACTGGGGCGGTCCGGCACAACCGGCTTTGTCGACAGCCGCTTTGGAACACGGTTCGGCTCAGCCGCTCTGATATCGCTGATCGGAGCCTTGCCCGCTGTGGCAGCCCAGAACACCGAAGATGAGATCACCTCGGATGTCCTCGAGGGCATAGGCGAAGACCTGCAAGACAGCGCGCAAAGTGTGATTGGCGAATATCTCTCCGTTTCGCCCGTGATCTATGTCGATCAAGGTGCCCGCGTCACCGTAATGGTCGACCGTGATCTGGAGATTTTCTGA
- a CDS encoding TrbG/VirB9 family P-type conjugative transfer protein: MRRLFLILALIVPLAGTAYAETQPRQGPYDARVRLATYQDGQVYRIRTSLTHVTSIEFGQGETIRSIIAGDTEGFLLDGVPGGQAFAIKPVSRGAHTNITAYTNRRSYYFNVTEASSPTFYVIRFTYPEAAPRQSRVAASQPANHAYGVSARSEITPREIWDDGTFTYFRFAANAPLPAIFRWSGGNERSVNALARPDGVIRVSGVSDRWVLRLGEDEICVQEMGEANRDE; encoded by the coding sequence ATGCGCCGCCTGTTTCTGATCCTCGCCCTCATTGTTCCGCTTGCTGGCACCGCCTATGCTGAAACTCAGCCGCGACAAGGCCCCTATGATGCCCGCGTCCGGCTGGCCACCTATCAGGATGGGCAGGTCTATCGCATCCGCACCAGTCTGACCCATGTCACCAGCATCGAATTTGGCCAAGGCGAGACCATCCGCTCAATCATTGCAGGTGACACCGAGGGCTTCCTTTTGGACGGCGTGCCCGGCGGCCAGGCTTTTGCGATCAAGCCAGTCTCGCGCGGCGCGCATACCAACATCACCGCCTATACCAACCGGCGCAGTTACTATTTCAACGTCACTGAGGCGAGTTCACCGACTTTCTACGTTATTCGCTTCACCTATCCTGAGGCGGCACCACGGCAATCCCGAGTGGCCGCAAGCCAACCTGCAAATCACGCCTATGGCGTCAGCGCGCGGTCCGAAATCACTCCGCGCGAGATTTGGGACGACGGCACCTTCACCTATTTCCGCTTTGCCGCGAACGCGCCGCTGCCCGCGATCTTTCGATGGTCCGGCGGCAATGAGCGCAGCGTAAATGCTCTGGCCCGGCCAGATGGAGTGATCCGTGTCTCAGGTGTCAGCGATCGATGGGTTCTCAGGCTCGGCGAGGACGAGATCTGCGTCCAAGAGATGGGCGAGGCAAACCGCGATGAGTGA
- a CDS encoding virB8 family protein — protein MNSEAEIIEEELVYGARRRELMWQKLGLTGMAFGMAGCLAAALIALFDVDPPPMIVPFDSETGMALPNAVVEAVSLTERPAIIEAQVYRYVIDRETYNQLDNDVRVRRVLDQSDGAAASGLRALWTSGHEAYPPDSYGTDARLEVEVLSITFFSANRAQVRLRKQLNSPRGSQNGLFTATLMFEFRPENSRSIDDVWQNPFGFTVTEYAIRSDRLE, from the coding sequence ATGAACAGCGAGGCAGAAATCATCGAAGAAGAGCTCGTCTACGGCGCACGACGACGTGAGCTCATGTGGCAGAAGCTGGGGCTGACAGGCATGGCGTTTGGCATGGCAGGTTGCCTCGCCGCCGCCCTCATTGCCCTGTTCGACGTGGACCCGCCGCCCATGATCGTGCCCTTTGATAGCGAAACCGGCATGGCCCTCCCCAATGCCGTGGTTGAAGCGGTCTCACTCACGGAACGCCCCGCTATCATCGAGGCACAGGTCTACCGCTATGTCATCGATCGAGAGACATACAATCAGCTCGACAATGACGTGCGTGTGCGGCGGGTCCTGGACCAGTCGGACGGAGCTGCGGCCTCAGGACTGCGCGCGCTCTGGACCAGCGGCCACGAGGCCTATCCGCCAGACAGCTATGGCACAGATGCAAGGCTTGAGGTCGAGGTTCTATCGATCACCTTTTTCAGCGCCAACCGTGCCCAGGTACGTCTGCGCAAGCAGCTCAACTCACCGCGCGGCTCTCAAAATGGGCTCTTCACTGCAACGCTGATGTTTGAATTTCGGCCCGAGAATAGCCGGTCGATCGACGATGTCTGGCAGAACCCTTTCGGCTTCACCGTCACAGAATACGCGATCCGCTCGGATCGTTTGGAGTAA
- a CDS encoding type IV secretion system protein, with translation MIRFLSTVATCALLVASPVSAQGVPTVDTRNIAQEIRQLQQMLEDFGIQTDQLDTLLEQLDLVQQQLDTLNETYAALTGATDIIEMAMGGDLDGLLDQEFGDLLGTIRQIQSGDFSGLIGNAAPQMEGRMTQALEDAGFDQDSLSDMASSGNPGAERIASRAGTGAVMSAAAENSYEEAAQSLERVEQLVSLIPDMETLKEAVDHNTRVTAELAIAMTRMWELEAIQTVGAGQSGVVDAATLAEERRYMDFTLPDLRAD, from the coding sequence ATGATCCGCTTTCTATCCACCGTTGCCACTTGCGCGTTGCTGGTTGCTTCACCTGTGTCTGCCCAAGGCGTTCCAACAGTCGACACGCGCAACATTGCGCAGGAAATTCGCCAGCTGCAGCAGATGCTGGAGGATTTCGGGATCCAAACCGACCAGCTCGACACGCTTCTCGAACAGCTCGATCTGGTGCAGCAGCAGCTCGACACGCTCAATGAGACCTATGCGGCCCTGACCGGCGCGACGGATATCATTGAAATGGCCATGGGCGGTGATCTCGACGGGCTGCTCGATCAAGAATTTGGCGATCTCCTTGGCACCATCCGGCAAATCCAGAGTGGCGATTTCAGCGGCCTCATTGGCAATGCCGCCCCTCAGATGGAAGGCCGCATGACGCAAGCCTTGGAGGACGCAGGCTTTGACCAAGACAGCCTGTCCGACATGGCCAGCAGCGGCAATCCAGGGGCGGAGCGCATTGCCAGCCGGGCGGGCACTGGAGCGGTGATGTCGGCGGCCGCTGAGAACAGCTATGAAGAGGCTGCGCAGTCTCTTGAACGGGTCGAGCAACTGGTTTCCCTGATCCCCGACATGGAAACGCTCAAGGAAGCCGTGGACCACAACACCCGCGTCACGGCCGAGCTGGCAATTGCCATGACGCGCATGTGGGAACTAGAGGCCATTCAGACCGTCGGCGCGGGCCAGTCCGGCGTGGTGGATGCCGCAACGCTGGCCGAAGAGCGCCGCTACATGGACTTCACTCTGCCAGACCTGCGCGCGGACTGA
- a CDS encoding lytic transglycosylase domain-containing protein, translating to MFLQRERVLQHGEQDLALQRDRLSKDEELEELEQEQLQALEDILDASTLASGNSGALVASLEAGSSPESAAETLYGPVDPNPGAGQMFGDASGSIEALIIRAAHETHHMSGVRAAGLSPKQWRCLLQALIWQESRFTIGARSPVGAFGLTQIMPGTAQDLGIYPAYYENPYVQVTGGARYLAQMLAMFDGNIIHGLAAYNAGPGNVQRYGGVPPFAETQHYVQVIPERYNLYLARVGGVDARGTIDPVLLANSTMSLTTFGAGVYGDYSLVSVQAAALRIQDVITRIGETDDIHAAMSLNTYARAELARLIAIRTRLKAAHTRPLGAAELAMAAAQAGEQDFMQFDLEALR from the coding sequence ATGTTTCTGCAACGCGAGCGCGTATTGCAGCATGGCGAACAAGATCTGGCGCTGCAGCGGGATCGCCTGTCCAAAGACGAAGAACTTGAAGAGCTCGAGCAAGAACAACTCCAGGCGTTGGAGGACATCCTAGATGCCTCAACACTGGCCAGCGGAAACTCAGGCGCGCTGGTCGCAAGCTTGGAAGCTGGTTCATCGCCTGAAAGCGCTGCAGAAACGCTCTACGGTCCGGTTGACCCAAACCCCGGCGCAGGCCAGATGTTCGGCGATGCCTCGGGCTCGATCGAAGCGCTAATCATTCGCGCCGCCCATGAGACGCACCATATGTCCGGCGTGCGCGCTGCAGGCCTGTCGCCCAAGCAATGGCGATGCCTGTTGCAGGCCCTGATCTGGCAAGAAAGCCGCTTCACCATCGGCGCTCGCTCCCCGGTCGGCGCGTTTGGCCTGACCCAGATCATGCCCGGCACTGCGCAGGATCTCGGGATTTATCCCGCCTATTATGAAAACCCCTATGTGCAGGTCACAGGCGGCGCGCGCTATCTCGCACAGATGCTGGCTATGTTTGACGGCAACATCATTCATGGGCTGGCCGCCTACAATGCCGGTCCCGGCAACGTGCAGCGCTACGGTGGCGTGCCGCCCTTTGCCGAGACCCAGCACTACGTTCAGGTCATCCCAGAGCGCTACAATCTCTACCTTGCCCGCGTCGGTGGCGTAGATGCGCGTGGCACCATTGATCCCGTCTTGCTCGCCAACTCCACCATGAGCCTGACCACTTTCGGTGCTGGGGTCTATGGCGATTATTCCTTGGTCTCGGTGCAAGCGGCCGCACTGCGTATCCAGGACGTCATCACCCGCATTGGCGAGACAGATGACATTCACGCGGCCATGTCGCTCAACACCTACGCGCGGGCCGAACTCGCTCGCCTGATCGCGATCCGCACGCGCCTCAAGGCCGCCCATACCCGCCCGCTTGGCGCGGCAGAACTGGCCATGGCGGCCGCGCAGGCGGGCGAACAAGACTTCATGCAATTCGATCTGGAGGCACTCCGATGA
- a CDS encoding VirB4 family type IV secretion/conjugal transfer ATPase produces MLRDPSDDLAMLPDWARQERPMASMLPYISLVKDVTIRTRGNALFQCIRLDGVNSMTSDDAHLEKIRALFAAIIAQIGPEYSFYVHKVSKAIETALPPVPDEGFAQALDSHWQMAMARAGLRDKTLTLTVLKRPPLGARLRLKRSDSIAHLKDQTAKQLRKLEEVVGFLLSSFAEMNPRLLGAECGELLGFLGALNIGQERSLYAKSRFGIIAEDVANTRTTFQGRGFMLDDGTASKRFGTSFAIKTYPAKTNCTMFDELNLPVDMVVTHSFTPINGNIMASRIKRQQRLMKASDDGAISLAEELVDALDDLESKRLSFGDHHMTVTVFAESKEKLEAMAAEVRNIAASEGVNLVNESFAARTHYFAQHPGNGQMRSRKAAITNTNFADLAALHRGQLGKPGDRVPWGKPITLFPTPERSGFLFNYHETGQPDKEPTGGHTLILGRPGSGKSVLSAFLMTQARRCDARVFVFDYRAGMEMAVRANGGRYSAIKAGEATGLNPLRTEIDGRGQAWLSDWLATLLHRADKPLSPVQINRIQEVVRQNAGASDAALRNWQDLASLFVAGADEGDLFERIQEWTAEGRYGWIFGQSSEDTFSLDGDVVGFDLTGILDSQSEKERMAVLSYLFRRVERVIEDRKPTLIIIDEAWKALDNPYFADRLSNWLVTARKQNAVVVMMTQYASQLEKTRTGKTIIEAVPTQLLLPNIRASASDYTMLGLTDKELSVLLGTGSNSRLALVRDDQGSVVIDADLSALGPYLTILGGMEKGEALVGADYRQNPDFWRQIDA; encoded by the coding sequence ATGCTCCGTGATCCTTCGGATGATCTTGCCATGCTGCCGGACTGGGCGCGCCAAGAGCGCCCGATGGCCAGCATGCTTCCCTATATCAGTCTCGTGAAAGATGTGACGATCCGCACGCGCGGCAATGCACTGTTCCAGTGCATCCGTCTTGACGGCGTCAACAGCATGACCAGCGATGACGCGCATCTGGAGAAGATCCGCGCCCTCTTTGCTGCGATCATCGCGCAGATCGGGCCGGAATACAGTTTCTACGTACATAAGGTCTCAAAAGCGATTGAGACCGCCTTGCCACCAGTGCCCGATGAGGGGTTTGCCCAAGCCCTGGACAGCCATTGGCAAATGGCAATGGCGCGGGCAGGTCTGCGGGACAAGACTCTCACGCTCACGGTACTGAAACGTCCGCCCCTCGGCGCGCGGCTGCGCCTGAAACGTTCAGACTCCATCGCACACCTGAAAGACCAGACAGCCAAGCAACTGCGCAAGCTCGAGGAGGTCGTCGGGTTTCTGCTGTCGTCCTTTGCAGAGATGAACCCGCGCCTGCTCGGCGCTGAATGCGGCGAGCTACTCGGGTTCCTCGGGGCGCTCAACATCGGTCAGGAACGGTCGCTTTACGCAAAATCCCGCTTTGGCATCATTGCGGAGGATGTGGCGAACACGCGCACCACGTTTCAGGGGCGAGGCTTTATGCTCGACGATGGGACGGCGAGCAAGCGGTTTGGCACCAGCTTTGCGATCAAGACCTATCCGGCCAAAACCAACTGCACCATGTTCGATGAGCTGAACCTGCCCGTCGACATGGTAGTCACGCACTCCTTCACACCGATCAACGGCAACATCATGGCCAGCCGGATCAAGCGGCAACAGCGCCTGATGAAGGCCAGCGATGATGGGGCGATTTCCCTTGCTGAAGAACTGGTCGACGCGCTGGACGATCTTGAATCAAAGCGGCTTAGTTTTGGCGATCATCACATGACCGTCACGGTTTTCGCCGAGAGCAAAGAAAAGCTGGAAGCCATGGCGGCCGAGGTACGCAATATCGCAGCCAGTGAAGGCGTCAATCTGGTGAACGAGAGCTTTGCGGCGCGCACCCACTATTTCGCGCAGCATCCGGGCAATGGGCAGATGCGCAGCCGCAAGGCCGCAATCACCAACACGAACTTTGCCGATCTCGCGGCGCTACATCGCGGTCAACTGGGCAAGCCGGGTGATAGAGTGCCTTGGGGCAAGCCAATTACCCTATTCCCAACGCCGGAGCGTTCGGGCTTCCTGTTCAACTACCATGAGACGGGTCAGCCAGACAAAGAGCCGACGGGCGGGCACACCTTGATCCTCGGCCGTCCTGGCTCAGGCAAGTCAGTGCTGTCGGCCTTCCTCATGACCCAAGCCCGTCGCTGCGACGCGCGCGTCTTTGTCTTCGACTATCGCGCGGGCATGGAAATGGCGGTGCGCGCCAATGGCGGGCGCTACAGCGCCATCAAGGCAGGTGAAGCAACCGGTCTGAACCCGCTCCGCACCGAAATCGATGGGCGCGGCCAAGCTTGGCTATCCGATTGGTTGGCCACGCTGCTGCATCGCGCTGACAAGCCCCTGAGCCCTGTTCAGATCAATCGCATCCAAGAAGTGGTGCGCCAGAACGCCGGGGCGAGCGATGCCGCCCTGCGCAACTGGCAAGACCTGGCCTCCCTCTTTGTGGCGGGGGCAGACGAAGGGGATCTGTTCGAACGGATACAGGAGTGGACCGCTGAAGGTCGCTACGGTTGGATTTTTGGGCAAAGTTCTGAAGATACCTTCTCGCTCGATGGTGATGTCGTGGGGTTCGACCTGACCGGCATTCTCGACAGCCAAAGCGAGAAAGAGCGCATGGCGGTCCTGTCCTACCTGTTTCGGCGGGTGGAGCGCGTGATCGAGGACCGCAAACCGACTTTGATCATCATCGATGAGGCCTGGAAGGCGCTGGACAATCCCTATTTCGCAGACCGGCTGAGCAACTGGCTCGTGACCGCGCGGAAACAGAACGCGGTCGTCGTGATGATGACCCAATACGCAAGCCAGCTTGAGAAAACCCGCACCGGCAAGACGATTATCGAGGCTGTTCCGACGCAGCTCCTGCTTCCTAACATCCGCGCCTCGGCCAGCGATTACACGATGCTGGGGCTCACTGACAAAGAGCTGAGCGTATTGCTCGGCACAGGCAGCAACTCCCGTTTGGCGCTGGTGCGCGACGATCAAGGCTCTGTGGTGATCGACGCTGATCTGAGCGCCCTTGGACCCTACCTCACGATCCTTGGCGGCATGGAAAAAGGCGAGGCTCTCGTCGGCGCGGATTACCGCCAGAACCCCGACTTTTGGAGACAGATTGATGCGTAG
- a CDS encoding type IV secretion system protein VirB3: protein MATQTRLFLGLIRPPKLIGLPIMYAMVWLFGFVLLFLWVQSWPVIIIAALAYPALWKAADWDPAFLEVMVTALQETPPTPNRKIHSGDSYAP, encoded by the coding sequence ATGGCTACGCAAACCCGCCTCTTCCTCGGTCTGATCCGGCCGCCAAAGCTCATCGGCTTGCCGATCATGTACGCTATGGTCTGGCTCTTTGGGTTTGTGTTGCTGTTTCTTTGGGTCCAGAGCTGGCCGGTGATCATCATCGCCGCTCTGGCCTATCCAGCGCTGTGGAAAGCAGCGGATTGGGATCCGGCCTTTCTTGAGGTGATGGTCACCGCGCTGCAGGAAACGCCCCCGACGCCAAATCGCAAGATCCATTCAGGGGACAGCTATGCTCCGTGA
- a CDS encoding TrbC/VirB2 family protein — MYTQFRTILSLALASLMIANPAFAQSIDLSPVQNLLQGIVDTITGPLGIVIGTLALIGVFLSWLFGILDFRQALWVLVAIAGIAAAPTIVTAIWGA, encoded by the coding sequence ATGTACACACAATTCCGCACGATCCTGTCGCTGGCTCTGGCCAGCTTGATGATTGCCAACCCCGCCTTTGCGCAAAGCATCGACCTCTCGCCGGTGCAGAACCTGTTGCAAGGTATCGTCGACACGATCACCGGCCCCTTGGGCATAGTCATCGGCACCTTGGCCTTGATCGGTGTGTTCCTCTCCTGGCTCTTCGGCATTCTCGACTTCCGCCAGGCTCTCTGGGTTCTGGTCGCCATTGCAGGGATCGCAGCTGCACCGACCATCGTGACCGCGATCTGGGGCGCGTAA
- a CDS encoding lytic transglycosylase domain-containing protein, with protein MRADGQLETKTPQSGFAQTYVDGIGANPPELIVFSAPEPEASPPEPTRTVPRPEILAALESTAHRYGGHPALRRAGLSVSEWRALFQANIEIESAYRPNARSSAGAIGLGQLMPATAVQLGVDPHNWQANLDGSARYLLMMLSRFGTPELALAAYNAGPDAVARYGGIPPYQETQNHVRRVMAVRDRLTGAS; from the coding sequence ATGCGGGCCGATGGCCAGCTGGAGACCAAAACACCCCAATCAGGTTTTGCCCAAACCTATGTCGACGGGATTGGTGCAAACCCACCAGAACTAATCGTTTTCTCAGCCCCTGAGCCCGAGGCATCTCCTCCGGAACCAACCCGCACAGTTCCCCGCCCCGAAATCCTCGCAGCTCTTGAAAGCACCGCGCATCGCTATGGCGGACACCCCGCCCTGCGCCGCGCCGGTCTATCTGTGTCTGAATGGCGCGCGCTTTTCCAAGCCAATATCGAGATCGAAAGCGCCTATCGCCCGAATGCGCGCAGTTCCGCAGGTGCGATTGGCCTCGGGCAATTGATGCCTGCGACAGCTGTGCAGCTTGGTGTCGATCCCCATAACTGGCAGGCCAACCTGGACGGCTCTGCCCGGTACCTTCTGATGATGTTGTCGCGCTTTGGCACGCCTGAACTGGCACTTGCCGCCTATAACGCCGGGCCAGACGCGGTCGCGCGCTATGGCGGCATTCCTCCCTACCAAGAAACCCAAAATCACGTGCGCCGCGTCATGGCCGTGCGTGATCGACTGACTGGAGCCTCCTGA
- a CDS encoding Lrp/AsnC family transcriptional regulator, producing MKKALSSSSLDSYDLAILRILQKDCTVPQRLIGEQVNLSAPSVQRRIKRMENDGVIAAQVAQIDPASVGLPLTIVVEVELKTDTGTQIGDIKRQFLDAPEIQQCYYVTGEVDIVLIIVVGDMAEYEELTQRLFFGNEIVVKFRTFVTMDRTKANLILNI from the coding sequence ATGAAAAAAGCACTTTCCTCATCATCGCTGGATTCCTACGATCTGGCGATTCTCAGAATTCTACAAAAGGACTGCACCGTGCCGCAGCGCCTGATTGGTGAACAGGTGAACCTGTCAGCACCTTCCGTGCAGCGGCGGATCAAGAGAATGGAAAACGACGGTGTAATCGCGGCTCAGGTTGCGCAAATAGATCCGGCCAGCGTCGGATTGCCGCTGACCATAGTGGTCGAAGTTGAACTGAAAACCGATACAGGCACTCAGATCGGCGACATAAAACGGCAGTTTCTTGACGCCCCGGAAATTCAGCAATGTTACTATGTGACCGGGGAGGTCGATATCGTTCTTATCATCGTTGTTGGCGATATGGCCGAGTATGAAGAGCTCACTCAACGGCTATTTTTTGGCAACGAGATCGTTGTAAAATTCAGAACTTTCGTCACCATGGACCGAACCAAGGCGAACTTGATCCTTAATATTTAA
- a CDS encoding diaminopropionate ammonia-lyase, with product MLDTFSNAELKHINVQPRSGTAADTVVTRDDYADAVTEITSWDGYAKSPLHALQNLSNAMELGAIFYKDEGTRFGLGSFKALGGSYAGLRVIQRELSKKLGKEISARDVRKRIYADDVASITLVSATDGNHGKSLSWGAQRFGAPCHIYIHRDVSEPRAQAMRDFGATVIRVDGDYDASVDAARNDANENGWFVVSDTSWEGYTQPPVDVMAGYGVMTKEIFEQMDTAPTHVFIQCGCGGLAAGVAASFRQLWGEAAPQIVIVEPELAPCLFETAKAGKKTDVVVQEETLMAGLSVGEPSGIAWQILSEEASDYVTIPETLIAPAMRLLARPIGNDPKVVAGESAIAGLAALMAGAQHTSLRDALRLTNQSRVLLIGSEGATDPAIYEALVNG from the coding sequence ATGCTAGATACTTTTTCTAACGCAGAGCTGAAACACATCAACGTTCAACCAAGGTCGGGCACCGCGGCCGATACGGTCGTGACCCGTGACGACTATGCGGATGCCGTCACTGAGATTACGTCATGGGATGGTTACGCAAAATCGCCGCTGCATGCGCTGCAGAACCTCTCCAACGCGATGGAACTTGGGGCCATTTTCTACAAGGACGAAGGAACGCGATTTGGATTGGGTAGTTTCAAAGCGCTTGGCGGATCATATGCCGGTTTGCGTGTGATCCAACGTGAGCTGAGCAAAAAGCTTGGCAAAGAGATCAGCGCGCGCGATGTACGCAAACGGATTTATGCTGATGATGTGGCCTCGATCACATTGGTTTCAGCGACCGACGGAAACCACGGCAAATCACTGTCTTGGGGGGCACAGAGATTTGGAGCGCCCTGTCACATTTACATCCACCGTGATGTTAGCGAACCCCGTGCGCAGGCCATGCGGGATTTCGGCGCAACGGTCATTCGTGTTGATGGTGACTATGACGCTTCAGTGGACGCGGCGCGCAATGATGCGAACGAAAACGGTTGGTTCGTTGTTTCCGACACCTCATGGGAGGGGTACACGCAGCCACCTGTCGATGTGATGGCTGGTTATGGGGTGATGACCAAAGAGATATTTGAGCAGATGGATACCGCGCCAACCCATGTATTCATCCAGTGTGGGTGCGGCGGTCTTGCCGCCGGTGTCGCGGCGAGTTTCCGGCAACTTTGGGGGGAGGCCGCCCCGCAGATCGTTATTGTGGAACCCGAGCTTGCACCTTGCCTGTTCGAAACGGCTAAGGCCGGTAAAAAAACGGATGTTGTGGTTCAAGAGGAAACGCTCATGGCAGGCCTGTCGGTCGGAGAACCATCAGGTATCGCCTGGCAAATCCTGTCAGAGGAAGCGTCGGACTATGTGACCATTCCCGAAACCCTGATTGCACCTGCCATGCGCCTTTTGGCCCGGCCAATTGGAAACGATCCCAAAGTTGTTGCGGGAGAGTCGGCAATTGCAGGTCTTGCCGCACTTATGGCCGGGGCTCAGCACACATCCTTGCGCGATGCCTTGAGGTTGACAAATCAATCTCGTGTCTTGCTGATCGGTTCAGAAGGTGCAACCGATCCCGCGATCTACGAGGCGCTTGTGAATGGTTAA
- a CDS encoding MarR family winged helix-turn-helix transcriptional regulator — translation MQQETPSAGRLEVRLDNQLCFSVYSASHTIEKHYQTLLKAQGLTYTQYLVLMALAEEDGVSISTLAGRLGVSKATMTPLLRRLEEKGLLSREITQGNERQKSISLTETGRNIWIKSCNVSSDVFARIGLTQAEADELIRICTKITSTEK, via the coding sequence TTGCAACAGGAAACGCCATCAGCTGGCAGGCTAGAGGTTCGGCTGGATAATCAGCTTTGTTTCTCGGTCTATTCGGCCTCTCATACTATTGAGAAGCATTATCAGACACTTCTGAAAGCCCAAGGGCTGACCTATACGCAGTACCTTGTGCTAATGGCGCTGGCCGAGGAGGATGGGGTATCCATCTCTACACTTGCTGGCAGACTGGGGGTTTCAAAGGCCACGATGACGCCTTTGTTACGCCGGTTAGAGGAAAAAGGGCTTTTGTCGCGAGAGATTACGCAAGGGAACGAGCGTCAGAAGAGTATTTCTTTGACCGAGACGGGGCGTAACATTTGGATTAAGAGCTGTAATGTCTCGTCTGATGTCTTTGCCCGTATTGGCCTCACGCAAGCCGAGGCGGATGAGTTGATACGGATCTGCACAAAAATTACCTCGACGGAAAAATAG